The Bremerella cremea sequence CCAGGGCGAGACCGTGAATTCCGTTTCGGAGGAACAGCGACAGAAGTCCCTCTTGCTCCCAATCAATACTTCGTGGTGGCCCCACGTTATAAGACGGTCATTGGTTCCAAACGAGATTCGAACGATCCTGAACTTAATGTGCCTGGGGTAAGGTCGCTGGAAGTGGTTGGGGCCGGCACCGCAGGCGTGGGTAATTTCCGAGAGATTCAAACAGGCCCGGCAGCGAATGTGATTCGTCCTTATCCTGCTTTCGGCTCGATGATCCGCTCCAACGTAGCGATTGCCGTAACGGCTGATCTACCTACCGACTACGCCTCGGCCACTCCACAGGTTGACCCCGACGGATTGCCTCTGGGGATTGGGCTAAGTGTTTCCGAACCATTGCGGGACGCCTACTACCCGGTTCCTAAATATAAGAACCCCAATACAAACGTGACTGACGGCATCATTCAGTTCTATACCGATGGTTCTGTGAATGAAGCCCCAGATATTCCGTTTGAAGGTCCTGGCTCGTCTCATTCGACGTTCCCTTTGAACGATTCCAACTACACGGACTATAAAACGGGTACCTACCCCAGCAAAAGCGCCCCCAATACGATCGACTTTGCCAGTGGCTATAAAGACGCTGTGCTGCAGCGTTTGGCGAATCCGATTGAAGAGTTCAATCCCACACTCAACCCATACCTTACCGTCGACACGATGCCGATCGACCTGACCGTCTTCAATGGAGAAGACGGCGCCGAAGGTCGTACTGGCAGTGCCGCCATGGTGGATGCTAAGGATTGGGATCCTGTCGAAGATGGTATCAATGCCCAAGTCAGTGGCAGCGGCACCAATGGTGTCAACGTTTACTTTGGCAGCCGCGAGCGAGGCAAGCGGGACGATGGGACGCAGAATGATCCCAACGCCGGAGAGCTTTATACTTCGCCCGGTAACGGAAATTTGATGGGCTTGGTATCGCAAATCTCTGCGGCAATCTCGGGCAATCCCAATTTGATTCCCCAGGTTCTTCAGCAATCGCCCCCCATCCGTAACGCTCCTCGCGATACTGCCCGTTATCCTGAAGAACATTTTGGCCGGCCGCTGCTACATACGCTCGGTTACGTGAATCGTAGCTATGGATCACCCCTGGGCAGTACCGTCAGCATTGGTGGTTCCGCCGCCAACATGCCATACATCGGTGCCCCGCTGCCGATCGAGCAACGTTTAACCGACCCGCACGATCCCAGCTCGGGCAATACCGCCAACATCAATAACAACCCATTCAGCTGGCTACATTGGGCCAATGGTCCCTTTGTCAGCAAGTACGACTTGATGATGGTGCCAAGCAGTTCGCCACAACGTTTGCTGTTTGAGTATTCGCTCATCCGGCAAAACGGTGGGACTGAAACCGATCCGTATAACTCCAGTAGAGCGGATGGTGATAAAGCGGACACGCTATTTGCACCATATACTTACTTGCTGAACTTTTTCCACGGTGCAAAGCTCGTAACATCGAGTTCAACTGATGCAGAGCTGTCACCTCAACTCGCCCGAATCTTCGATTACGTCACGGTTCCCTCCCGTTACAACGGAACGAAAAAGTGGTTTTCGACAAACGATTTCAACCCTCAGCAGACAAATACGAACGACAACGATGCCCGAACAGGTTACCTGTTCCCATTCAACAATCGTTCGATGTTCCGAGAACCGGGTAAGATCAACTTGAACACGATTCCAGCTCAGAAAGTTTACGAGGCGATCTTTGACCCTACTTTCTGGCAGAATGGTCCGCTGTTGAACTTCCCCGACTGGAATACGTTTAAGCTGAATCGTCAGGGTTACGACACGGCCAATAGTGGCCAGTTCCCATCGCGGTTCTCGAATCCTTTCCGGTCGGCTGCCTCGGCAGAGATGGTGCCCAACTTGCCTGGTAATGCCGATCTGCTTAAGGTAGCGCCAGTGGATGCCACCATTCTTCGCTCTCGCGACCCGCTGCAACAGATTTCGGGCATCGCCGGTGACGAGCAGAAGCCGCTGTTTGATGCTCGGGTGAATACGTCCCTGGGATCTCAGGTCAATCACTACCGAACCGACGATAACCCCATGCTGCGGTACCAGGCTTACCAGCGGTTAGGTAACATCGCTGGGACGCAGTCGAATGTGTTTGCGGTTTGGATTACCGTGGGTTACTTCGAGGTGGAACCGACGGCGGTGGATGCTCAGCATCCTGATGGGTGGCAACTGGGTCAGGAACTGGGGATCGATACCGGCGAGATCGAACGTCACCGGGCGTTCTACATCATCGACCGCTCGATTCCGGTCGGGTACCTGCCCGGCGAGGACTTGAACGTGGAAGACACGATCATGCTTCGCCGCTTTATCGAGTAATAGCCGCTGGATTGCCTGGCGTTCGTCGATGAACGCCTGGGCCGTTTACGCCCTTGGTATCCTTCAGGGGCAAATTGCGGAATCAGAAATAACCATAAAAAGCGACCCGTCACGACGACTGGTCGCTTTTTTCATTTCCGGTAAAATCAGCAGTTCGCCTTGGGCACCTTTTGGTATGTGGTGCCCGCTATCGCCTCTTTTGCCAAACCAAGCGAGAGTTCATGGAAGCCGGAATTGTCGGGCTGCCGAATGTCGGTAAATCTACCCTGTTCAACGCATTGACCGCCGCAGGCATCGCCAGCGAAAACTATCCGTTCTGCACCATCGAACCCAACGTAGGGATCGTGCCGGTGCCGGATCCGCGGCTGGAAACGATCCAAAGCTATGTCAAAACCCAAAAGGTAATCCCCGCAATTTTACGCTTGGTAGATATCGCTGGGATTGTGCGGGGGGCCTCCGAAGGGGAAGGCCTGGGGAACAAATTCCTCTCGCACATCCGAGAAGTCGACGCCATCATCCACGTTGTCCGCTGCTTTCAGGAACCCAATGTGGTTCACGTTGACGGCAGCGTCGATCCGATTCGCGATATCGAAACGATTGATACCGAGCTCATGCTGGCCGACCTGCAATCGGTGGAATCGGCTCGCGACAAAGCCGCCCGCACGGCTCGTTCTGGCGACAAAGACGCCAAGGCCAAAGTCGAAATCTTGAACCAATGCCATGCCCTTTTGGCCGACGGCAAGCCGCTTCGAAGTGCCGAGTGGAATGACCCTGAGATGTTCAAGATCGTTCGCAACTTCGGCCTTTTGACCGCCAAGAGCGTTTTATATTTGGCCAACGTAGACGAAGACAACCTGACCGGTGATGGGGAAATTGTCGAAAGAGTTCGTGCCCGCGCCGCTGAAGAAGGGGGCGAGGTGGTCCCTGTTTGTGCGAAAATCGAGTCGGAACTGATTGAACTCGACGATGAAGATCGCCGCGAAATGCTCGAAAGCGTCGGCCTGGAAGAGCCTGCCCTGGCGGTCGTGGCTCGCGCTGCCTACAAGTTGCTGGGGCTGCAAAGCTATTTTACCGCCGGAGAGAAAGAAGTCCGCGCGTGGACGATTCCGGTCGGAGCAACCGCTCCTCAGGGAGCCGGCGTGATTCACTCGGACTTTGAACGCGGATTTATTCGTGCCGAAGTTTATTCACTCGCCGACCTGGAAACCTACAAAAGCGAAAAGGCGATTCGCGAAGCAGGCAAGCTACGCGTGGAAGGGAAGAGCTACGTCATGCACGACGGCGACATCTGCCACTTCCTGTTCAACGTGTAAGCCCCTTTCAATCCTGCAGCCGCGACCGAGCTAAGCTTGCGGCTCTGCGCACCTAATCGAAACTTGATTCCATGTGGATCATCTACCAATTCCGGGGCTTCCGTTGGTTGGCCCCTATTCGATTGGCAGCGTAGAACGCAAAGGCAAGGTCGCGGGCGAGGATTGGTAGCCAACCAACAGCTTACTTGGCAAACGCTTTCTTTTGGCGAATCACCGTCGTTTGCTGTTCAACCACCGAGAGATATTCGCCAATCGCTTCTTGCTGCTGAGGAGCCAGGGTTCGACCGCCGAACCGAATTTGATAATACCAATCGAGCAATTCGCTCATCGGCGAAACCATTTCACCACCGATATTGCGGCTGCGACAATCAGAAATCACGCGATCGATGAACTCGCGGGGGGTGTCTGACTTATCTCGCTGCCAGCCTGCTTTGGCCAACATTCTTTCAAGCTTGAAATAGAAGCCTGCACGATGCGTGCTGGCCGGAAACCACTTCGCAAATAGCCTCCGCAAACGTGGCCAAGCATGTCGCAATATGGTGCGGCAAATCTCGAAGAAGACCACCAGCACCAACAAGATCAACATCGTAAATATCGAGGCAATTCCGCTGAACCATTCATCGCTCAGATGAATGCCCATCGACTCTAACGTATTGCGGAAGAATTTCATCCACTGCTCGCGGCTGATCCAACCCTCGAATGGCTTCACCAAGTTATCCGTCAACGGTTTGTAGATATCCTTGGTTTGGCGATCATAGTTCATATCCACCACGTAATCACGCCACGCCAGTTCGACATAGTCGAACCAATCGAGAAACGTATCGAAAATGGTTCCCGTCGATTGACGATTGGGTGATAAACGAGAAGCCGGGGTCGGATCAAGTCGTAGCCAAGCTCCATTGGGAAACTCTTCCGGTTTTACGCCGGCTGGCAGTTGATCGGACCGCAGATAACATTCAACCCAGGCGTGGGCATGCTTCTGCTTGACGGCGTAATACTTGCCAAACGAGTTGAACTCGCCCCCTTTGTAACCAACCACCACCCGCGCAGGAATATCTTGCGTGCGCAACATAATCGCCAACGCACTCGCGAAGAACTCGCAATGCCCAGTCTTATGGTTCACCACAAAGTCCTCGATTGGATCAAGCCGCGTGTTCTTTAAATGCGGCAAGACATGCAGCGAGTAGGTATAGTTGCCATCGTTGACAAAATATCGCTCCATACGCTGGGCGATGGCTGCCTGCGATCGTTCTCCGTTCTCTCCGGTCGTGACATTCGTTGCCAGATCGTTAGCCAGTTTCCAGAGTCCGGGAAAAAGTGTGTTGGCAAAATCTTTATCGAGAGGGACCTGAGTTAAATCACGAGTTAGGTACGAACGAAATTCGCGATCGGAAAGCGGATGCCGACATGGCCTCAGATTGCTTTTCGTACCGAACGGATACCACGGCACAATTAATTCGTATTCTTCCGGTTGCCGTTCGTTCGTACGGGTATCGCTGGACATCGAGAGAATTCCCAGCGTCTGGTTATCAACGATATCAGGCGAAGTATTCTTGGAAGCGTATGCCGGGTACATGCTAAACAACAAGACGCCATCATTCGTACGATCGAATCGCATGTTCTGATTCGTGGCAATCGTCTGCCGGACATACTCTTGCCCAGGCGGAGGCGGCTTAATTTCGGAAACGCGGTATTCGCGTAGGTTTCCCACAATCCAAGTCTTGTTATTGGGGATATACGTGCTTAGCGACGTACCGCGAAAATAGGGTTCATATTCGGTATCTTTCAGCTTGCCTGAATCGACTTCGGTCAGCCGAACCCGCATCACGAATTTATCGCTTTGCAGAATCTGCCCCATTTCGTTGAGCGAGATCTGATCTTTGAAACCGGTTTGTGTTCCGAGACCACCACCAAGTGATTGCCCCAGGGCCCCACCCTCGTCAAAGCGAGGAAAGCTATAGAACAGAATCACGGTAGCGCAGAGGGTGAAGAAAGACATCTTCAACACCTGAGCGAACATCTTGCCACTGGAGAAAACCGTCGACAAATTCGCTGGCAATTGCCCAACAAGTGTCACGTCTGCCGTTGGGTTGCCAGCCATACCGCTCGAATCCGTGCCCTTGCCTCCGAATAGAGTAAACAAAGGACGGTTCTCAACGGCATCGTGCGCGGCCCGAAGTTCAGGGTCGACTCGCAGCGTTTCGCGAAAGATGAAGAACAGACAGAGCGTTGTCAAAGCGGTCAGCGAATAGGGAATGAGCATAAGCCCAAAGCTCACCCCCATATTCAGCGCAGCTGCGACCACCACTTGCAACAAACTCAAAACGGCCAAGTGCCAGTACACGCGGATTGTCTTGGGTTGGAACAACAAGACGATTTGAAGATAGATCAGCAACTTGGCAATCGCGACTAGCTTGGCGTCGTTGGCGTCCCAAAAATCGAAGAACGAAAATAGAACGGCAATCAGAGCAGCAAAATTGGCCAGATTACGATTCAGCGTGATCCAGCCTCGGATATCGGTCACATAGACCGATAAAAACGCCGCCATGGTTGCCATTAACGGCAACGTGGCAAAGCCTCCTTGGCCGATCGCCAGCAACAACGATCCCAATGCGGCGAGAAGTGCGACACTAATCTGCAAAAGCCGTTCGACTCTCACCGTTCTTCCTCCAACACTTCTGTTTGCTTAGCCTTGGGCAGATGAAAGAACTGGGCGTCTTCATCTCGC is a genomic window containing:
- the ychF gene encoding redox-regulated ATPase YchF; amino-acid sequence: MEAGIVGLPNVGKSTLFNALTAAGIASENYPFCTIEPNVGIVPVPDPRLETIQSYVKTQKVIPAILRLVDIAGIVRGASEGEGLGNKFLSHIREVDAIIHVVRCFQEPNVVHVDGSVDPIRDIETIDTELMLADLQSVESARDKAARTARSGDKDAKAKVEILNQCHALLADGKPLRSAEWNDPEMFKIVRNFGLLTAKSVLYLANVDEDNLTGDGEIVERVRARAAEEGGEVVPVCAKIESELIELDDEDRREMLESVGLEEPALAVVARAAYKLLGLQSYFTAGEKEVRAWTIPVGATAPQGAGVIHSDFERGFIRAEVYSLADLETYKSEKAIREAGKLRVEGKSYVMHDGDICHFLFNV
- a CDS encoding transglutaminase TgpA family protein, which encodes MRVERLLQISVALLAALGSLLLAIGQGGFATLPLMATMAAFLSVYVTDIRGWITLNRNLANFAALIAVLFSFFDFWDANDAKLVAIAKLLIYLQIVLLFQPKTIRVYWHLAVLSLLQVVVAAALNMGVSFGLMLIPYSLTALTTLCLFFIFRETLRVDPELRAAHDAVENRPLFTLFGGKGTDSSGMAGNPTADVTLVGQLPANLSTVFSSGKMFAQVLKMSFFTLCATVILFYSFPRFDEGGALGQSLGGGLGTQTGFKDQISLNEMGQILQSDKFVMRVRLTEVDSGKLKDTEYEPYFRGTSLSTYIPNNKTWIVGNLREYRVSEIKPPPPGQEYVRQTIATNQNMRFDRTNDGVLLFSMYPAYASKNTSPDIVDNQTLGILSMSSDTRTNERQPEEYELIVPWYPFGTKSNLRPCRHPLSDREFRSYLTRDLTQVPLDKDFANTLFPGLWKLANDLATNVTTGENGERSQAAIAQRMERYFVNDGNYTYSLHVLPHLKNTRLDPIEDFVVNHKTGHCEFFASALAIMLRTQDIPARVVVGYKGGEFNSFGKYYAVKQKHAHAWVECYLRSDQLPAGVKPEEFPNGAWLRLDPTPASRLSPNRQSTGTIFDTFLDWFDYVELAWRDYVVDMNYDRQTKDIYKPLTDNLVKPFEGWISREQWMKFFRNTLESMGIHLSDEWFSGIASIFTMLILLVLVVFFEICRTILRHAWPRLRRLFAKWFPASTHRAGFYFKLERMLAKAGWQRDKSDTPREFIDRVISDCRSRNIGGEMVSPMSELLDWYYQIRFGGRTLAPQQQEAIGEYLSVVEQQTTVIRQKKAFAK